The following proteins are co-located in the bacterium genome:
- a CDS encoding HD domain-containing protein, protein MNILKSLSRLFRNEPVRVVSATNAREALAILERESIQVVVSDQRLPGMPGVAFLSEVRERYPDTLRILLTGFSEIDVAVDAINRCEVFRLLTKPWDDDELRATVRQALDSQYMRAEIKRLNEITREQNRTLELKVERRTREVQEKNLELRKAYVSTVRALAEAVDAIDNYTRGHSERVGVYGSRIAQELGCQNTEIERIYLGGLLHDIGKIGIPDSIICKPDKLTETEREIMRDHPLIGARILEPVGFLSDVVPCVRHHHEWYDGSKRGYPDRLSGQEIPFASRIILVADTIEAMTSDRPYRRALPLETVIDEIQRFTGTQFDPTVAAAVLTLIEREEERFLEHASKFDIESLMSVSENS, encoded by the coding sequence GTGAACATCCTCAAGTCCCTTTCCCGCTTGTTTCGCAATGAGCCGGTGCGGGTCGTGAGTGCGACCAACGCCCGGGAAGCGCTGGCGATTCTGGAACGCGAGTCGATCCAGGTGGTCGTGAGCGATCAGCGCTTGCCCGGAATGCCGGGCGTGGCGTTCTTGTCGGAAGTTCGCGAACGCTACCCCGATACCCTCCGGATTCTTTTGACGGGTTTCAGCGAAATCGACGTGGCCGTCGACGCGATCAATCGCTGCGAGGTCTTCCGGCTGCTGACCAAGCCCTGGGACGACGACGAGCTTCGAGCAACCGTGCGCCAGGCGTTGGATTCCCAGTACATGCGCGCAGAGATCAAGCGCCTCAACGAGATCACGCGCGAACAGAATCGAACTCTGGAGCTGAAGGTCGAGAGGCGCACGCGCGAGGTACAGGAAAAGAACCTGGAACTGCGCAAGGCGTATGTGAGCACCGTACGAGCTCTGGCAGAGGCCGTTGACGCCATCGATAACTACACGCGCGGCCACTCGGAACGCGTCGGCGTGTACGGCTCGCGCATCGCCCAGGAACTCGGTTGCCAGAACACCGAGATCGAGCGGATCTACCTGGGCGGCCTGCTGCACGATATCGGCAAGATCGGCATTCCTGATTCCATCATCTGCAAACCGGACAAGCTGACCGAAACGGAGCGAGAGATCATGCGCGACCATCCACTGATTGGAGCGCGCATCCTCGAGCCGGTCGGCTTCCTGTCCGACGTCGTTCCGTGCGTACGCCACCACCACGAATGGTACGACGGCTCGAAACGCGGCTACCCGGATCGTCTGTCCGGACAAGAGATCCCCTTTGCGAGCCGCATCATCCTGGTGGCCGACACGATCGAAGCCATGACGTCGGATCGTCCCTACCGGAGAGCGCTTCCGCTCGAAACCGTGATCGACGAGATCCAGCGCTTCACCGGCACGCAGTTTGACCCAACGGTTGCAGCGGCAGTCTTGACACTGATCGAACGCGAAGAAGAGAGATTCCTCGAACATGCTTCCAAGTTCGACATCGAGAGCCTCATGAGCGTGAGCGAGAACTCATGA